The following proteins are encoded in a genomic region of Populus nigra chromosome 16, ddPopNigr1.1, whole genome shotgun sequence:
- the LOC133675470 gene encoding RNA polymerase sigma factor sigE, chloroplastic/mitochondrial-like, which translates to MGIVSVSSSASWTPLGFGTKFSTCRSTAKRPLIVAFKADKSNKTALVAPHEQIPLPMETTKEKKRHGKSKKSSNRLKAVRTEVSPCTLGVDYNEAAAKLENIYKLSPGTDTSDVEDVNGVIRRCRQRKRKTSESEKEDDDRTSKIIVKNQAKKAKRLSLQKRIALRIKSDEKLVTSVGKRKGRKNENEKIDELVREYSSSTDLASLDWKKMKIPPVLTSAEHAWLFKLMQPMKASLQVKEHLQENSGREPTEGELAEATDMDVLQVRKQIEVGRAARNKLIKHNLRLVLFVINKYFQDYANGPRYQDLCQAGVKGLMTAIDRFEPKRRFRLSTYGLFWIRHAIIRSMTLSSFARVSFGLESIRSEIQKAKLELWFQLLRKPTGEEIIEKVGISIERYHEVMRASKPVLSLHSRHKTTQEELISGVADVNGGDDRRQSALLRLALDDVLDSLKPKESLVVRQRFGLDGKGDRTLGEIAGNLNISREMVRKHEAKALMKLKHPTRVDYLCRYVI; encoded by the exons ATGGGAATTGTAAGTGTTTCGAGCTCAGCTTCTTGGACACCACTAGGATTCGGCACGAAATTTTCAACTTGTAGATCTACGGCAAAGAGGCCATTGATTGTGGCATTTAAAGCAGACAAATCCAACAAAACAGCTTTGGTTGCACCCCACGAGCAAATCCCATTGCCCATGGAAACaacgaaggagaagaagagacaTGGTAAAAGCAAAAAATCTTCTAATCGATTAAAAGCTGTCCGTACTGAAGTTTCTCCGTGCACCTTGGGAGTGGATTACAATGAAGCTGCTGCGAAACTTGAAAACATATACAAGCTTAGCCCTGGAACTGACACTTCTGATGTGGAAGATGTAAATGGTGTGATTAGGAGATGTAGGCAACGGAAAAGGAAGACTAGTGAAAGTGAAAAGGAAGATGACGATAGAACTAGCAAAATAATCGTAAAGAACCAGGCAAAGAAGGCTAAACGATTGAGTCTTCAGAAAAGAATTGCACTGAGGATCAAGAGTGATGAAAAATTGGTGACTTCAGTtgggaagagaaaaggtcgaaagaatgaaaatgaaaagattgatGAACTTGTGAGGGAGTATTCTTCTTCAACTGATTTGGCCAGCTTGGActggaaaaaaatgaagatccCCCCAGTCCTTACTTCAGCAGAGCATGCCTGGTTATTTAAGTTGATGCAGCCTATGAAA gCATCCCTTCAAGTGAAAGAGCATTTGCAAGAAAATTCGGGGAGAGAACCAACCGAGGGTGAATTAGCTGAGGCAACAGATATGGATGTGCTCCAAGTGAGAAAACAAATAGAGGTTGGTCGAGCTGCAAGGAACAAACTTATTAAG CACAATCTCCGGCTTGTATTGTTTGTGATCAACAAATATTTTCAAGACTATGCAAATGGGCCAAGATATCAAGATCTTTGTCAGGCAGGAGTGAAGGGACTTATGACAGCAATTGATCGCTTCGAACCCAAAAGGAGATTCCGGCTCTCCACTTATGGGCTGTTTTGGATTAGACATGCCATCATAAGGTCCATGACACTCTCAAGCTTTGCACGTGTTTCGTTCGGCCTGGAATCG ATAAGATCAGAAATCCAGAAAGCAAAACTTGAATTGTGGTTTCAACTGCTAAGGAAACCAACGGGGGAAGAGATTATTGAAAAAGTAGGGATCTCCATCGAGAGGTACCATGAAGTGATGAGGGCCTCAAAACCTGTTTTGTCTCTCCATTCGAGACACAAAACAACGCAAGAAGAGTTGATTAGTGGAGTTGCTGATGTCAATGGAGGTGATGACCGGAGGCAATCAGCTCTTCTCAGGCTTGCTCTTGATGATGTG CTAGATTCATTAAAACCAAAGGAGAGCCTGGTGGTCCGTCAGAGATTCGGACTGGATGGTAAAGGGGATAGAACATTAGGAGAGATTGCTGGGAACTTAAATATCTCAAGAGAAATGGTCCGGAAGCACGAAGCTAAAGCGCTCATGAAGCTCAAGCATCCAACGAGAGTGGATTATCTTTGCCGCTATGTTATCTGA
- the LOC133676241 gene encoding MYB-like transcription factor ETC3, with translation MESMNRRRRRKQPKINSSESEEVSSIEWEFINMSEQEEDLIYRMHRLVGERWDLIAGRIPGRKAEEIERFWIMKHREGFAENGKLYNEVKSRTSS, from the exons ATGGAGAGTATGAACCGCCGCCGCCGCCGGAAACAACCTAAAATTAACAGTTCTGAGTCTGAAG AGGTCAGTAGTATTGAATGGGAGTTCATAAACATGAGCGAGCAAGAGGAAGACCTCATTTACAGAATGCATAGACTTGTTGGTGAAAG GTGGGATTTGATAGCTGGAAGGATTCCAGGCCGAAAAGCAGAAGAAATAGAGAGGTTTTGGATAATGAAACACCGCGAAGGGTTTGCTGAAAACGGAAAATTGTATAACGAAGTGAAGTCTAGGACTTCTAGTTGA
- the LOC133675354 gene encoding transcription factor SPEECHLESS-like, with protein sequence MSESLSDFLEEVQPEFGDTTFDGDDLFAIFESLDSVTDFTPVIPLDEVVASSKESEETRRLVSQKSSSSSALQDFDETNNELETSPKSKRQKIAASAAAIASSDQEVNPDGQQRISHITVERNRRKQMNEHLSVLRSLMPCFYVKRGDQASIIGGVVDYINELQQVLQSLEAKKQRKVYSEVLSPRIVSSPRPPLSPRKPPLSPRLNLPNSPRTPQPCSPYKPRLQQGYISPTMANSLEPSPTSSSSSSINDNINELIANSKSAIADVEVKFSGPNVLLKTVSPRIPGQAVKIVSALEDLALEILHVSISTVDHETMLNSFTIKIGIECQLSAEDLAQQIQQTFC encoded by the exons ATGAGTGAGAGTTTGTCTGATTTTCTTGAAGAAGTACAACCTGAATTTGGCGACACTACCTTTGATGGAGATGATCTGTTTGCTATTTTTGAGAGCTTAGACAGTGTAACAGATTTTACGCCAGTGATTCCATTAGATGAAGTTGTTGCTAGCTCAAAAGAAAGCGAAGAAACGAGGCGGTTAGTCTCACAAAAGTCTTCATCTTCTAGTGCTTTGCAAGATTTTGATGAGACCAATAATGAGCTTGAAACTTCACCAAAAAGTAAGAGACAAAAGATTGCAGCTTCAGCAGCAGCCATAGCTTCTTCAGATCAGGAAGTGAACCCAGATGGGCAGCAGCGTATATCTCATATTACAGTGGAACGGAACCGGCGAAAGCAAATGAATGAGCACTTGTCCGTGTTAAGGTCCCTCATGCCTTGCTTCTATGTCAAAAGA GGAGACCAAGCATCAATAATTGGAGGAGTTGTTGATTACATCAATGAGTTGCAACAAGTTCTACAATCTCTTGAAGCCAAGAAGCAAAGGAAAGTTTATAGTGAAGTTCTTAGCCCTAGGATCGTTTCAAGTCCAAGACCTCCACTTAGCCCTAGAAAACCACCACTAAGTCCTAGACTTAATTTGCCCAATAGCCCAAGAACGCCACAACCATGTAGCCCTTACAAGCCAAGATTGCAACAAGGTTACATTTCTCCTACCATGGCCAACTCACTCGAACCATctccaacttcttcttcttcctcctccattAATGACAACATTAACGAACTCATCGCGAATTCTAAGTCAGCAATTGCTGATGTTGAGGTTAAGTTCTCTGGTCCAAATGTTCTATTGAAGACTGTATCTCCTCGGATTCCTGGTCAAGCTGTGAAAATAGTCTCTGCCCTTGAAGACCTTGCCCTCGAGATTCTACATGTGAGCATTAGCACAGTAGATCATGAAACCATGCTTAATTCCTTCACAATCAAG ATTGGAATTGAATGCCAGCTTAGTGCCGAGGATCTTGCTCAACAAATCCAGCAAACATTCTGCTAG